In the Besnoitia besnoiti strain Bb-Ger1 chromosome XII, whole genome shotgun sequence genome, one interval contains:
- a CDS encoding cAMP-dependent protein kinase (encoded by transcript BESB_024110) produces MRAVAWVASAAGLLGLCATPVPCLSVRSYDNLTLAEPAGALEADYFSDYLPASFAEIEESKTRRRGLLQRLGGWMRRSRVFRRRRPKSEEEPQAIELKTFAGGAELDPEAAPETPLPEAPLSRRQRLMERLRSWRRSFGGAASRARSALGQGWRRVRTGLANMADRFRGRFGRRTPFRFTSNQAPGQAVLAFLATSLPVKVPEGEILDIAREAQVGEGTQIKLVSATTGAAVDLTIGEALGSGDYSAVFAASVQNAKTDIAVKIFFGNKEEQLTVAATEARVLDLVGLKDPEAAMQQIRIVAPIDTLVYPEEATVDAAKTVTQFLLVPRAAVSLLSITRFLRSEEAETFDKRALTEARLAATVQTTQLLAALHSSRLVHGLLDPKSFLLFSDGLFYLSNLGHARRHGERLVTSKQSRYSAPEVFEDQSTPYTYSRDAFPLGVILYELWCGRLPFNIGTPGVDSSEKVEVSHPATVYASLQNLAAVLTFEQCSPDMPLPVQNLLRKFMNQRRWARLLPQAALDDADFQAIVEMITRASSDENHL; encoded by the coding sequence ATGAGAGCTGTGGCGTGGgtggcctcggcggcgggcctgcTCGGCCTGTGCGCCACGCCAGTCCCGTGTCTGAGCGTGAGAAGTTACGACAATCTGACTCTCGCCGAGCCGGCAGGCGCCCTGGAGGCGGACTATTTCTCAGATTACCTGCCGGCGTCGTTCGCGGAGATCGAGGAGTCAAAAACGCGTCGCCGGGGTCTACTCCAGCGCCTTGGAGGATGGatgcggcgctcgcgtgttttcaggaggcgacgacccAAGAGTGAAGAGGAGCCGCAGGCCATTGAACTCAAGACTTTTGCGGGAGGGGCCGAGCTGGatccggaggcggcgccagagacgccgcTTCCTGAGGCTCCACTctcgaggcgacagagactcatggagcgcctgcggagctggaggcgcagtTTCGGGGGCGCTGCGAGTAGGGCAAGGAGTGCACTTGGCCAAGGGtggcgtcgcgtgcgcacgGGGCTGGCGAATATGGCTGATCGATTCCGCGGGAGATTCGGTCGGCGCACGCCGTTCAGGTTCACGTCGAACCAAGCTCCGGGGCAAGCAGTTCTGGCTTTCCTCGCAACCTCTTTGCCTGTGAAGGTGCCCGAGGGCGAGATCCTGGACAttgcccgcgaggcgcaggtgGGTGAAGGCACGCAGATCAAACTGGTGTCCGCGACgactggcgccgccgtcgacctGACTATTGGTGAGGCGCTGGGCTCGGGAGACTACAGCGCGGTCTTCGCTGCGAGCGTGCAGAACGCAAAAACCGACATCGCAGTCAAAATCTTCTTTGGCAATAAGGAGGAACAACTGACCGTCGCAGCGACCGAGGCGCGAGTGCTGGATCTGGTTGGGCTGAAGGACCCTGAGGCGGCTATGCAGCAGATCCGCATCGTCGCCCCCATTGATACGCTGGTGTACCCTGAGGAGGCGACAGTCGACGCTGCCAAGACCGTGACACAGTTTCTCTTggtgcctcgcgccgctgtctcgctgCTCTCCATCACTCGCTTCTTacgcagcgaagaggcggagacctTCGACAAGCGCGCACTTACAGAAGCTCGCTTGGCCGCAACTGTTCAGACCACTCAactcctcgccgctctgcaTTCCAGTCGCCTTGTCCACGGCTTACTCGACCCGAAGAGCTTTTTGCTGTTCAGCGACGGTCTCTTCTACCTCTCCAACTTGGGCCACGCTCGTCGCCACGGCGAGAGACTCGTCACCTCGAAGCAAAGCAGATACAGCGCACCCGAGGTATTTGAAGACCAGAGTACACCCTACACGTACTCTCGTGACGCCTTTCCCCTCGGAGTCATTCTCTATGAGCTCTGGTGCGGAAGACTGCCGTTCAACATCGGGACTCCCGGCGTAGACTCCTCAGAAAAAGTCGAGGTTTCGCATCCTGCGACCGTGTACGCCAGCCTGCAGAACCTCGCCGCGGTGCTCACTTTTGAGCAGTGCTCGCCCGACATGCCCTTGCCTGTCCAGAACCTTCTGCGCAAGTTCATGAACCAAAGACGCTGGGCTCGCCTGTTGCCGCAGGCCGCACTCGATGACGCAGACTTCCAGGCCATCGTGGAGATGATCACGCGTGCGAGCTCTGACGAAAATCACCTTTGA
- a CDS encoding hypothetical protein (encoded by transcript BESB_024120), which yields MMSPGARAVTHLHEDGAFARKTTRVAFAVARAPDTVAQYPRLSSSKDVSEDPCLETRPQAHHQAAVSRRRPWVQIFEFVFTLGDMAMNAAICVAMLLAVTLPDHVIGHAPWWTPTNFGVAASQNGYAIAEDAAYYVDYSATHASAPVHSKLRGTTSTSPQVSEAQLDSLSGLRGQRIQHRFQQTIIDWTLVEQREQCKRHIDAYAHTLMHYKSTLSP from the coding sequence ATGATGAGTCCGGGTGCGCGTGCGGTGACGCATCTACACGAGGATGGCGCTTTCGCGAGGAAGACAACGCGTGTCGCTTTCGCTGTCGCCCGTGCTCCCGACACTGTGGCTCAATATCCGAGACTGTCGTCTTCCAAGGACGTCAGCGAAGATCCCTGTCTCGAAACCCGACCACAGGCGCACCACCAGGCAGCCGTCTCACGACGCAGGCCATGGGTCCAAATCTTTGAGTTCGTATTTACGTTGGGTGACATGGCGATGAATGCCGCCATCTGCGTTGCGATGCTACTCGCTGTCACGCTGCCTGACCACGTCATCGGGCACGCACCATGGTGGACGCCAACGAATTTCGGTGTTGCAGCCTCTCAGAACGGCTACGCGATCGCCGAGGACGCTGCCTACTACGTAGACTACAGCGCGACGCACGCAAGCGCGCCAGTCCACAGCAAGCTAAGGGGGACGACTTCAACATCGCCGCAAGTTTCAGAGGCACAGTTGGACAGCCTCAGTGGCTTGCGAGGCCAACGGATTCAGCATCGTTTCCAGCAAACAATCATAGACTGGACTCTTGTTGAGCAACGAGAGCAGTGCAAGCGACACATCGATGCCTACGCGCACACGTTGATGCATTACAAGAGCACTTTGAGCCCGTAG
- a CDS encoding hypothetical protein (encoded by transcript BESB_024100): MMHEVLIALAGFPGDVFVYETPEIPREEAALLRGSSAAPPAPASSLAADASADEASRAGGLFLHPQVAGFFAKAEQELLTRLVRPGFHLMQVRAFIAAVEQQTPAFWIGPTGSADSRPPAREGGDPPGGLEAGSPVFYRGLYVSAMARAMDACVEEYLKKLVDIETQLLLQPLLPLTALHALLATEQCKMETLYDIVCKVRSLAIACRLASVPSFSATSAFASSASSLPAQSALREPAQREESQTLTVSCGALLDFLWQGTRSGNSLVQQVYRPLLDACVHVFIFQLSSWLLAGQLLDPFGEFFLARRSPVFPLSSFFPSSSFSLFSGLPLSQNLRRASRPPAGDQTSLSLSLSLSSRPCVASRSCASSSAGASVFSAGLSADCFSYENLTQPLSPAELCFEWECDFSLVPPRLPASCFPSLKAPAAASSPAVSALGGAPSAGLFGASRGDRRAPLPTFLPPAGAATVVFVGKAVRVLTRSGRWTEAQMQHLRPLVARMRRAFRHPASPASVILPCLEVLRRITGRLLWELIADEAALEEQLLLLHDFFLLGNGHFFQVFLDAATRCTRRHFPASDSLAPSPFTSLLSSARLATTFELQLRRSWQHALTETASSSAETSEQPSRRMQGAERERETCRLALKADAAEDEGVRKTALEPAARLRASSASRAASATPRSATPRSATPRSATPRSATPRSATPPSAIVTPRSRPPLRAPCAAQAMNHAERNRFFVARRQRATPRAAGEADAENRALRAFRLRVLGRGFHVADFCSAESRRLAMTRRSEARRARQRLRHDPFAREDGDGESAASSCLQVGTDFVLRGRARVLESGVLELGRGGAGGEGDRQSTAAAGEDGGKAPSCPLAACIHVDKQSVAHGFKHSVRFCVAPASAGAASHGALDLSVSSPTSLYPELAQPLGAGFAVVFQSAKTPASFQPRAPSPSCPACDTSCPLYWPRTGDCVAVEVRVAKLARRALRALDRHERGDGAEDASEESDEGALSESLRLDDEAVLVADVALFLGGVQGKWAQGRVEGVSASSPAALFGSFAVPPTSADAASAASSSPPEVFKVQQARREWPLHACEDLADEALRLKLHYLAERHELRVYVQRASEREEDPEAKGARDSEKDMRNLQPSLRAKSEDSPVLRVPFFDLAQVVTTEQGAAFVGLFSVPLCHEHRLAALAHPRERASRCTMTSSDCPILVHEWSHEAHPGPLQLPSAAALGEFQNASLSAPGAERDSGLSLHAKLRSQADLWQQLQLLFLPRWPIPLLISSANLECYNALFQFLLETRHLHFELQRLWLDGGFIRKRQWCRRPGGGRARVSPRGAAGARGPPAEAREETQSWDAVWMLRARMTFLLGHVLQHLLTVVVQPAFRHLQNVVRESVDFDQIKCSHDSFLLQLASKCWLRLSSLLRPFLQSLQSVRRFVEVFGCLVERHTATLRGGPSRTRDGSGRSHALDASTTSVSDSLFTEAVMGVEEWRVVRVKLRAIQDELHRGVLGFFAELAALRQNPLHAQLDALMVDFDFNGFFSKLSGHKLLGAISASSPQPSPTASAPAATSSSFRVVPTRGPSAVAASAAALDVFAAGQGPSRGTPAAAASPMPQSEAEAWRDRAAGSRRPGTPRPAQLSEDEETEEEPDEESGEEADSVGAGGGEGARNGAEGSFAFRWGGDADSDERSGWESRGDRERKRADAFEWEDGHGFMDSGAAFLRAHSSLSRGPSAFERGRQEARSLQRPTNAPFSLLRDSPEAPASRCPSSAVPLPSFASVSHSPPSARRALVPPPPPAPMFAPVRGGGVASVRAPPEGGERRSSSRECGAPSAGRGERVEERAAGGAAVAPPEWKPRFRGFAADRPAEENAPGASRESKNCVGVHDGSHGARGFKETPPQPTDASLRHRSRDAGAEGDYMWDPNLSRAEARRDRARGDAAAQDTTPHALGGDRDSFCGDLQARARAALKEARERAAQRRLLQYQQDSPSWS, encoded by the exons ATGATGCACGAAGTGCTGATAGCCCTTGCGGGCTTCCCGGGGGACGTCTTCGTCTACGAGACACCAGAGATtccgcgcgaagaagcggcgctgctgcgcggctcctccgcggcgccgccggcgcctgcctcgtcgcttgccgcagacgcctctgcagacgaggccagccgcgcaggcggatTGTTTCTCCATCCGCAGGTCGCGGGCTTTTTCGCGAAGGCCGAGCAGGAGCTCCTGACTCGCCTCGTGCGCCCCGGCTTCCACCTGATGCAGGTGCGGGCATTCATCGCCGCGGtggagcagcagacgcctgccTTCTGGATAGGTCCTACAGGCTCTGCAGACTCTCGGCCGCCGGCaagagagggcggcgacccgcCGGGGGGCCTCGAGGCGGGCTCGCCGGTTTTCTACAGGGGCCTCTACGTCTCCGCGATGGCGCGCGCGATGGATGCCTGCGTCGAGGAGTATCTCAAGAAGCTCGTGGACATCGAgacgcagcttcttcttcagcctctgctgcctctaACGGCTCTCCATGCGCTTCTCGCCACCGAGCAGTGCAAGATGGAGACGCTCTACGACATCGTGTGCAAg GTCCGCAGCTTGGCGATCgcgtgccgcctcgcctcggtTCCTTCGTTTTCTGCAACTTCAGCCTTTGCTTCCTCGGCTTCTTCCCTCCCTGCGCAGTCGGCGCTGCGTGAGCCCGCTCAGCGAGAAGAGTCGCAGACGTTGACggtctcctgcggcgcgctgcttgACTTTCTGTGGCAaggcacgcgcagcggaAACTCTCTTGTGCAGCAGGTCTACCGGCCGCTGCTGGACGCCTGCGTGCACGTCTTCATCTTCCAG CTCTCCTCTTGGCTGCTGGCTGGTCAGCTGCTCGACCCTTTTGGCGAGTTCTTTcttgcgcgccgctcgccggtctttccgctctcttcgttctttccttcgtcttccttctcgctgttTTCGgggcttcctctctcgcagaatttgaggcgcgcgagccgcccccccgccggcgaccagacgtcgctgtctctctctctttctctctcgtctcgtCCCTGCGTCGCGTCTCGTTCCTGCGCATCTTCTTCGGCCGGCGCGTCTGTTTTCTCCGCTGGGCTCTCCGCGGACTGCTTCTCATACGAGAACTTGACGCAGCCACTGTCGCCCGCAGAGCTCTGCTTCGAGTGGGAGTGCGACTTCTCCCTCgtcccgccgcgtctgcccgCGTCGTGCTTCCCTTCGCTCAAGgctccagccgccgcgtcgtcgccggctgtctccgccttgGGGggggcgccctccgcgggcctcttcggcgcgagccgcggcgaccgcagagcgccgctcCCAACTTTTCTTCCGCCGGCAGGGGCTGCcaccgtcgtcttcgtcgggAAAGCGGTGCGGGTGCTGacacgcagcggccgctggacggaggcgcagatGCAGCATCTGCGGCCGCTGGTCGCGCGCATG CGCCGGGCGTTTCGCCACCCCGCCTCGCCAGCGTCTGTGATTCTTCCTTGCCTTGAGGTCCTTCGGCGCATT ACCGGGCGCCTGCTGTGGGAGCTCATCGctgacgaggcggcgctggaggagcaGCTGCTTTTGCTTCACgatttttttcttcttggcAACG GTCACTTTTTTCAAGTTTTtctcgacgcggcgacgcgctgcacgcggcgccaCTTCCCGGCTTCCGactcgctggcgccgtcgcccttcacgtcgcttctctcctctgcgcgcctcgcgacgACTTTCGAGCTCCAACTCCGTCGGTCGTGGCAGCACGCGCTGACTGAgacggcctcctcgtccgccgaGACCTCCGAgcagccctcgcggcgcatgcagggtGCCgagcgggagagagagacttgtcgcctcgcgctaaaagccgacgcagcggaagacgaaggcgtgCGCAAAACAGCGTTGgagcctgctgcgcgtctgcgcgcgtcttccgcctcgcgcgcggcctctgcgacgccgcgctctgcAACGCCACGCTCTGCGACACCACGCTCTGCGACACCACGCTCTGCGACACCACGCTCTGCGACACCACCCTCTGCGATTGTGACGCCGAGGTCGCGTCCTCCCCTGCGGGCGCCCTGTGCCGCTCAGGCGATGAACCACGCAGAAAGAAACCGCTTTTTtgtcgcgcggcgacagcgggcgacgccgcgcgcagcgggcgaggcagacgcggagaaccgcgcgctccgcgccttccgccttcgcgtcctcggcCGCGGCTTCCACGTCGCAGacttctgcagcgcagagagTCGCCGGCTTGCGATGACTCGCCggtcggaggcgcggcgagcgcgccagcGACTCCGGCACGACCCAttcgcgcgagaggacggcgaTGGAGAGTCggcagcctcctcctgcttGCAAGTTGGAACGGACTTTgtgctccgcggccgcgctcg AGTTCTCGAGAGCGGCGTGTTGGAGCTggggcggggaggcgcggggggcgagggcgatCGGCAGtcgaccgcggcggccggcgaggacggaggcaAAGCTCCGAGCTGCCCGCTGGCGGCCTGCATCCACGTCGACAAACAGAGCGTCGCGCACGGGTTCAAg CACTCGGTGCGCTTTTgcgtggcgccggcgtctgcgggcgcggcttcgcATGGCGCGCTCGACCTGTCTGTGTCGTCGCCGACGTCTCTCTATCccgagctcgcgcagccgctaGGGGCGGggttcgccgtcgtctttcAGAGCGCGAAAACGCCCGCGTCTtttcagccgcgcgcccccAGCCCCTCGTGCCCTGCCTGCGACACGAGCTGTCCTCTTTACTGGCCTCGAACGG GGGactgcgtcgctgtcgagGTCCGCGTGGcgaagctcgcgcgccgcgcgctgcgggctCTCGATCGCCacgagcgcggagacggcgcggaggacgcaagcgaagagagcgacgagggagcGTTGTCGGAGTCCCTGcgcctcgacgacgaggcggtgCTGGTTGCGGACGTTGCTCTCTTCCTCG GAGGAGTGCAGGGGAAGTGGGCACAGGGCCGGGTGGAGGGCgtgtcggcgtcgtcgcctgcagccttattcggctccttcgctgtgccgccgacgagcgcggatgccgcttccgccgcctcctcttcaccCCCGGAGGTCTTCAAAGTGCAGCAAGCTAGGCGCGAATGGCCGCTTCACGCGTGCGAGGACTTGGCGGACGAGGCCCTCAGACTCAA GCTGCACTACCTGGCGGAGCGCCACGAGCttcgggtgtacgtacagcgcGCCTCCGAGCGTGAAGAGGACCCAGAGGCGAAAGGCGCGCGGGACTCTGAGAAAGACATGAGGAACCTGCAACCTTCCCTCCGGGCGAAATCTGAGGATTCCCCCGTTCTTCGGGTGCCGTTCTTTGAC CTCGCCCAGGTCGTGACGACCGAGCAAGGCGCGGCGTTCGTCGG GTTGTTCAGCGTCCCTCTGTGTCATGAGCATCGCCTGGCGGCCTTAGCGCATCCACGCGAGAGAGCCTCCCGCTGCACGATGACAAGCAGTGACTG CCCGATTCTCGTCCACGAGTGGAGCCACGAGGCGCATCCGGGCCCCCTGCAACTgccgtcggccgcggcgcttggCGAGTTCCAGAATGCCTCGCTgtccgcgcctggcgccgagagagactcggggctctctctgcacgccAAACTGCGCTCGCAAGCGGATCTgtggcagcagctgcagctgctgtttCTCCCGCGGTGGCCGATTCCTCTGCTCATCTCGTCCGCGAATCTGGAGTGCTACAACGCCCTCTTCCAGTTCCTGCTCGAAACCAG GCACCTTCATTTcgagctccagcgcctctggCTGGACGGAGGCTTCATCCGGAAACG GCAGTGGTGCCGGCGGCcagggggcgggcgcgcacgGGTCTCTCCCCGGGGTGCGGCGGGGGCCCGGGGGCCCCCGGCCGAAGCCCGCGAAGAAACTCAGAGCTGGGACGCGGTGTGGAtgctccgcgcgcgcatgaCGTTTCTGCTCGGTCACGTGCTGCAGCACCTGCTGACGGTAGTTGTTCAG CCGGCGTTCCGCCACTTGCAGAACGTGGTCCGGGAGAGCGTGGACTTTGATCAGATTAAGTGCAGCCACGAtagttttcttcttcagcttgCCTC GAAATGCTggctgcggctctcttcgctcctcCGGCCCTTCCTCCAGTCTCTGCAGAGCGTGCGCCGCTTCGTGGAGGTCTTCGGCTGCCTTGTCGAGCGCCACACTGCGACGCTCCGGGGGGGCCCGAGCCGCAcccgcgacggcagcggcaggaGTCACGCACTCGATGCCTCGACGACCTCG GTATCTGACTCGCTCTTCACTGAGGCGGTCATGGGCGTCGAGGAGTGGCGCGTTGTGCGCGTGAAGCTGCGCGCGATCCA GGACGAGCTCCATAGGGGAGTTTTAGGATTCTTCGCGGAActtgcggcgcttcgccagaacccgctgcatgcgcagctcgACGCGCTCATGGTGGA CTTTGACTTCAACGGCTTCTTTTCGAAGCTCTCGGGCCACAAATTGCTCGGGGCtatctccgcctcctcgccccaGCCTTCGCCGACTGCGTCCGCTCCTGCAGCGACGTCGTCTTCTTTCCGCGTCGTTCCAACGCGAGGTCCGTCTGCCGtagccgcgtctgccgcagcgctgGACGTCTTTGCCGCTGGACAGGGGCCCTCGAGGGggacgcccgccgcagccgcgtcgccgatGCCGCAGtctgaggcggaggcgtggagagacagagccgcAGGCTCGAGGCGCCCagggacgccgcggccggcgcagttgagcgaggacgaagagacagaggaagagcCAGACGAAGAGTCAGGTGAAGAGGCGGACTCTGTAGGCGCAggtggaggcgagggcgcgagaaacggcgcagagggctCGTTCGCGTTTCGgtggggcggagacgcggataGCGATGAGCGCAGTGGGTGGGAGagccgaggagacagagagagaaaaagagcaGACGCCTTCGAGTGGGAAGATGGGCACGGTTTCATGGATTCAGGAGCAGCCTTTCTGCGTGCCCattcctctctgtcgcgcggccCGTCGGCTTtcgagcgcgggcgccaggaAGCCCGTTCGCTTCAGAGACCGACCAACGCACCTTTCTCTCTACTGCGCGATTCCCCGGAAGCCccggcgtctcgctgtcCGTCTTCGGCGGTCCCACTGCCGTCGTTTGCCTCCGTGTCTCACTCGCCTCCATCTGCCCGGAGGGCCTTGgtccctccgcctccgccggcgccgatgTTCGCGccggtgcgcggcggcggagttGCTTCGGtgagagcgccgccggaagggggcgagcggcggtcAAGCAGTCGAGAGTGCGGGGCTCCTTCCGCCGGGCGCGGGGAGCGTGTGGaggagcgcgccgcgggaggcgccgctgtgGCTCCACCGGAATGGAAGCCTCGTTTTCGCGGCTTTGCAGCGGACAGGCCCGCCGAAGAAAACGCACCCGGAGCCTCGCGGGAAAGCAAAAACTGCGTGGGGGTTCACGACGGGTCGCACGGGGCCCGCGGCTTCAAAGAGACGCCGCCCCAGCCGACAGACGCTTCGCTCCGGCATCGCTCGCGGGACGCAGGAGCAGAGGGCGACTACATGTGGGATCCGAATTTGTCTCGCGCCGAggcaagaagagacagagccagaggcgacgcggcagcacaAGACACGACGCCGCACGCTCtcggaggagacagggatTCTTTCTGTGGCGACCTGCaagcgcgggcgagggctgcgctcaaggaagcgcgcgagcgcgccgctcaGCGCAGGCTTCTTCAGTATCAGCAGGACTCTCCATCTTGGTCCTAG